A segment of the Methanothermococcus thermolithotrophicus DSM 2095 genome:
AGGAAATTTCAATAGTCGGTACTGTAGTAGATAATGATCCAGTATTCCGTGAAATAAACGGATATAACGTAAATATCAAACCAGAAGGGGTAATATGTATAATTAGACATATAGACAGGCCTGGAATGGTTGGTAAGGTCGGTATAATATTAGGTGATCACGGTATAAACATAGCTGGAATGCAAGTTGGTAGAACAGAGCCTGGCGGACACAGCATCATGATTTTAGATGTTGACCATATGATACCTGAAGAAGTTTTAGAGGATTTAAAGAAGGTTGATAATATCATGGATGCAAAAGTCATAAACATGTAACTTTACGAAACCACCACGTTGTAGTGGTTTTCGAATCCAATAGGTTAAAAAATAAATAAAATGCTATTTTATTTTTATTTATTATTTTATTATTTAGGTGATAGATATAACAACCAGTATTATAATTGGGCTTATAATTGCATTTTTATATGGTGTAGGAACATTTTTTGCAAAAATAGTATCTGACAAAGACCCGTTTTTACAGTGGATAATAGTAAACATAGTAGGTATAATATTATGTGTATATATTGTGGTAAAAGAGCCTGAAAGGTTACAGTTATTACATGGAAAAATACTTGTATATGGTGTAATTTCTGCATTAATGGTTGTAATAGGTTCGCTACTACTGTACTATGGCCTTCATAAAGGTAAAGCCAGTGTTATAGTTCCATTATCATCAATAGGTCCTGCAATAACTGCAATTTTAGCAATAGTATTTTTAAAAGAGCAACTATCCTATTCTCAAATGTTTGGGATAGTTTTGATAGTTTCGGGAGTTATTTTACTGTCTATAAATAGCTAATTCTAAAATAGAGAGTGTTTATAAAGTAATATGATCTTAAAAACTAAATACATATAAAATAATTCAAAATAATTTAAATTTATTTATAGTTTAAGAAGTTTCCTAGCCCCCTGAGCTCCGAGCTGTAATTTTAATGCTTTCAATATCTCCATTACATCTTCCATATTTTCCGCATCTTCTAAGGCTTTGTTAAATACTTCTTTTTTATTAGGGTCCACCAGTTCGATAAGGTATTCAACAGTGGTTACAAGTTCAATATATTTGCTATCATTTTTTATTTGAGTTTGAATTTCTTCAATGGCTTTTTTCACATTTTCAGATACCAAAAATATCACCCAACTAACTCTTAGTGCATAATTTATGTTTATTGTTATATTTAAATTTTGACAATCAAGTTGTAAAAATATTAAAAAGATGCATAATGACAAACATATAAAAGTTCAAAAAATTAATAAAAAATTAACATACGATGTAGAAAAAAGTTTATTATTGTTTTATAGTTAAAATTAACTCCCTTATTATTTTAGCAGCGGTAATTGCTGTTATATTGCCCATATCGTAATGTGGAGAGACTTCAACAACATCGAAACCAACAATTTTATCCCCAATATCCTTTAAAAGATACAATGCGTTAATTAATTCCTTTGAGGAAACTCCGCACGGTTCTGGAGTACCAGTTCCCGGTGCAAATGCAGGGTCTAAAACATCAATATCTATTGTAACATAAACTGGTTTGTCGAGCTCTTTTATTTTTTCTATATCTTCCTTTGTAGGCATTTCCATAGATATGTTTGTGTTTTTCCACCCAAACTCCCATTCCTCTTCGTCTCCGCTTCTTATTCCAAACTGGTATATGTCCTTTGTTAAATCGTAGCATCTCCTGATAACACTGGCATGTGAATGTTCATTACCTAAATACTCTTCCCTTAAATCACAGTGGGCATCGAAGTGAATAACTGCTAAATCTTTATAAACTTCTTTGGCAGCTTTAACTATCGGGTAGGTTGTAGAGTGGTCCCCACCTATCATTATAGGTATTTTACCTGAGCTCATTATCTTCTTAGATGCATTAAAAGCCCGTTCAATTATTTGGTCCTGGGAACCTTCCATACTTAAATCATAAAGATCACAGATTTTTAAATTTACCAGGTCCTTTTTTAAAATAGGGCTATATGTTTCCAGCCCCCATGATGCCTTTCTAACTGCATCAGGTCCAAATCTTGCTCCAGGTCTATATGACGTAGTGGCGTCAAATGGGATTCCAAAAATTACAAAATCTGCATTTTCAAAAGTTTCATAGGCACATATAAATTTGGAGTAGTCTTCAAAATACATTTTATCACCTAATAAAAATAATAAAAAAGAGAAGTTTGTTTTATTTAATCACTGAACGAAGTGAAGTGATTTAAAACTTTCGTTTTAAATTCTCTCATTCTTCGAGAAACTA
Coding sequences within it:
- a CDS encoding EamA family transporter — encoded protein: MTTSIIIGLIIAFLYGVGTFFAKIVSDKDPFLQWIIVNIVGIILCVYIVVKEPERLQLLHGKILVYGVISALMVVIGSLLLYYGLHKGKASVIVPLSSIGPAITAILAIVFLKEQLSYSQMFGIVLIVSGVILLSINS
- the speB gene encoding agmatinase, yielding MYFEDYSKFICAYETFENADFVIFGIPFDATTSYRPGARFGPDAVRKASWGLETYSPILKKDLVNLKICDLYDLSMEGSQDQIIERAFNASKKIMSSGKIPIMIGGDHSTTYPIVKAAKEVYKDLAVIHFDAHCDLREEYLGNEHSHASVIRRCYDLTKDIYQFGIRSGDEEEWEFGWKNTNISMEMPTKEDIEKIKELDKPVYVTIDIDVLDPAFAPGTGTPEPCGVSSKELINALYLLKDIGDKIVGFDVVEVSPHYDMGNITAITAAKIIRELILTIKQ